DNA from Brucella melitensis bv. 1 str. 16M:
AACGCCCACAACAACGCATCGAGCCGGTTGTTCCCTTTGTCGCCCAGGAAGTCAGGCAGCCCGAAAGCGCAGATGACGATCTGGATGACCTTGGCGGCACATTGCATGATGCCATTATGGCCGATCTTGGCAGCAATGCCGGTAAAGATGAAAATATGGAGGAGTTGGACACGGCTTCGCTGGAAGACGAACTACTCAGCTCGCTTGATATTTCACCTACCGATGAACAGCCGGAAGATGCCAAGGCCGAAGAAACCATCGAAGACGAAATGGAAAAGCTGCTTGGTGAGTTGACCAAGGGAGAAACCCGCAATTAGAGCGGTTTCTGTTTTAACAGAATCGTTGGAACTGCTCTAACTATTTGTTTTGTCGCATTTCCACTCCGGTCGGATTATTCTCCAGATAAACGAAAGGCTGCGCTTGAGGCGCAGCCTTTGTAAATTTCCAAACCATTATTCGATATCAGTCGTCGCGATAAACCTTTTCACGACGCTCATGGCGTTCTTGCGCTTCAATCGAAAGTGTTGCGATCGGACGGGCATCAAGACGCTTCAGGCTGATGGGGTCGCCGGTTTCCTCGCAGAAACCATAAGTGCCATCATCCAAACGGCTCAATGCAGCATCGATCTTGGAGATCAGCTTGCGCTGTCTGTCACGAGCACGAAGCTCGATTGCCCGATCCGTTTCGGAGGAAGCCCTATCCGCCAGGTCGGGATGGTTTGCGTTTTCCTGCTGGAGCGCATCAAGCGTTTCGCGCGCTTCACGCAGAATATCATTCTTCCATGCAACCAGTTTTGCACGGAAATAAGACTTCTGCCGTTCATTCATGAACGGTTCGTCTTCAGTGGGCCTATAGTCAAGGTCAATTAATTCACTCATTCTGAATCACCCCACATCTAGGAGACGCGTGCGGTTATATAAGTCCATCGTATCTATGACACAACATCAAACAATCATGTCCCACTACTTTTTAGTGCATTGAAATGATGGGATTATGGCCAAAAATTATGCAAAGCGCATTTAGTTATAATATACTTCTGCTAAACCTTCCGAATGACTTCAATAAATTTCGCTTAACGGACTGGAGCGAAAGATGGTTTCCCCTGCCCGCCACAGCAGTATAGCAGTGCCTAATAAAATGGCAAAACCACCTGCAAGCCTGGTCGGCAGTCCCATAAAGCCGGATTAAAAAAATATTGGAGACCGCGCAAAATTGCGAAAATTGTGGCATGAAAGGCCCTTATCGGTTGTGAACACGTTCCCGGAACATCACATATGAGTCGCTTGTTTCTTCTACGACATGCCAAAGCTGCCTGGGCAAAACCGGGGATGAAAGATTTCGACCGCCCGCTCGATGAAGAGGGAATAGCGTCGCTCATGCGGTTGGCGCGATCGATGAAAGAAACCGGGCTTTTTCCTGACCGCGTTGTCCTCTCCGCCTCTGTTCGCACATGCGAAACGGCCTTCGGGCTGATTGAGCGGCTTGGCATAGATGTTGAAACCATTATCGATGAGACGATCTATAGTGGCGGCCCCGGACAATATATGCAGTCGATCCGGCAGCATGGAGACGTCGGCAATCTTATGCTCACGGGACATAATCCGAGCATTGAAGATCTGGCGCTTGCGCTTTGTTCGGATGGCGAGCCAGAGAGCATACACCGCTTGAATGCCGGTTTTCCGACCGCAGCACTTGCGACGATTTCCTTTGAAGGCGCCTTGACGAATATCGAACCGGGGCGTGGTTTTCTGGAGAGTTTTCTGCTGTCACATTGAAAATGTTGCGGTGCTGAAACGGTTTCCTTGCCAAATTCAACCCAGTGTCCCTATCTATTACGTGACACCGCAGCAATTTCGGCGAGGGCATATTGGCAAAACTGACCAGTTTCGGCGATGAAGCAAGGATCGCGCTGGATACGCTGACAGACCGGGCGACAGGCCTTCTTTCCCCATCGCTTCGATTGGGCGTTACCGGCCTTTCGCGCGCAGGCAAGACGGTTTTCATCAGTGCGCTTGTGCATAATCTGGTGCATGGCGGACGCCTGCCCATGTTCGAGGCTTATAAAGCCGGGCGCATTTCGCGGGCACTCCTCGAACCACAGCCGGATGATGCCGTGCCGCGCTTTCAATATGAAGAGCACCTTTCGGCGCTGATCGACGAACGTATCTGGCCGGATTCCACACGCGCCATTTCGCAGTTGCGCCTTACGATTGAATATGAGACGGCTTCCGCCTGGGGGCGCTGGCTCTCGCCGGGGCGTCTTTCGGTCGATATTGTCGATTATCCCGGCGAATGGCTGCTTGATCTTCCCCTGCTTGGAAAAACCTATGCACAATTCAGCGCGGATTCCTTTGCACTCGCCAACGAGCCGACGTACAGGGACCTTGCGGCTGCATGGCTGGCCGAGGCGAAGACGGTTGCCCCTTCCGAAAAGGCCGATGAACTGACCGCACAGCGCCTTGCCCGGTGCTTTACCGACTATCTGCGCGCAGGCAAAGCGGATGAGCGCGCGCTTTCCACCTTGCCGCCCGGCCGGTTTTTAATGCCGGGTGATCTGGACGGCTCGCCTGCACTCACCTTCGCGCCGCTACCCGACCTTGAGCCGGGTGATTTTAAATCCGGTTCGATGGCCGCCATGATGGAGCGGCGCTACGAAGCCTACAAAACCTATGTCGTAAAGCCCTTTTTCCGCGAGCATATTGCACGTCTCGACCGGCAGATCGTTCTGATCGACGCGATGCAGGCGATGAATGCTGGCGGCGCGGTCGTGGCCGATCTGGAGCGCGCCCTGACCGACATTCTATCCTGTTTCCGTCCCGGCAGGTCCAATCTGCTGACCGGCCTTATCCAGCGCCGCATTGGCCGCATTCTCGTCGCGGCAACGAAAGCCGATCATCTGCACCATGAAAGCCATGACCGCTTGCAAGCCATCGTGCGGCGATTGGTGGAACGCGCCATAGAGCGGGCCGATTTTTCAGGGGCGGATATCGATGTGCTTGCCATGGCAGCGGTTCGCACCACGCGGGAGGCCACAGTGACGGAGGGTAACGAAACCCTGCCCGTTATTGTCGGCACACCTTTGAAGGGGGAGCGCATTGATGGAGAAGTCTTCGATGGTGAAACAGAAACAGCTATATTTCCCGGTGATTTACCAAAAAATCCTAATGTAATTTTTGACCCTGCATTGTCACAGGATGAACCGGCAATCCGTTTCGTTCGGTTCCGCCCGCCCAGGCTGGAGCGAACCGCCGAAGGCGTAACCTTGTCCTTGCCGCATATTCGGCTCGACCGGGCGCTGCAATTCCTGATTGGGGATCGTCTGGCATGAGTGACAAGACACCACGCAAACCAACTGCCTTCAGGCTGGAACAACCGGCAAGAGTTTCTGCCGCCTCAGAGCAGGAGGAGCCAAGGCGCCCGCGCGCTGTGAAGGATCTGGAGCAAATCACTCCACAGGCTGATGTTTTCGATCTGACGGACGATGAGGCGGCAGAGCTTGAAATCCTCGATCCCGCCTTTGAAGCGCCGGAGCGCAAGGGCTGGTCGCTCAGCCGGATATTGTTCGGCGCGCTCGGCATTCTTGTTTCCTTCGCCATCGGCATCTGGACGGAAGACCTGATCCGCGCGCTTTTTGCGCGAGCCGACTGGCTTGGCTGGACGGCACTTGGTGTGGCGATGGTAGCCCTTGCTGCTTTCGCTGCAATCATCTTGCGGGAACTGGTGGCCTTGCGGCGGCTTGCATCGGTCCAGCACTTGCGCAAGGACGCTGCCGATGCAGCCGAGCGCGACGATATGGCGGCGGCACGCAAGGCGGTGGATGCATTGCGGTCGATCGCGGCAGGCATTCCAGAGACGGCGAAGGGGCGACAATTGCTCGACAGCCTGACGGATGACATCATAGACGGACGCGATCTCATTCGGCTTGCCGAAACCGAAATCCTGCGCCCACTCGACCGCGAAGCACGGACCCTTGTTCTCAATGCATCGAAACGTGTTTCCATCGTCACCGCCATCAGCCCGCGCGCACTCGTCGATATCGGTTATGTGATTTTTGAATCCGCCCGCCTCATCCGCAGGCTGTCCCAACTTTATGGCGGAAGGCCGGGTACGCTCGGTTTTATCAAGTTTGCGCGGCGTGTCATTGCGCATCTGGCCGTTACCGGTACGATTGCGATGGGCGACAGCGTTATGCAGCAACTCGTCGGCCATGGACTTGCCTCGCGGCTATCGGCCAAGCTTGGCGAAGGGGTCGTCAACGGATTGATGACGGCACGTATCGGAATTGCGGCAATGGACGTGGTGCGCCCCTTCCCGTTCAATGCCGAAAAACGTCCGGGCATCGGTGATTTCATCGGCGATCTTGCACGGCTGAACAGCGACAGAAACGCCCGAAAATAAGCGCCCGCCTCCGCTGAAATCAGCATCAGCCTGTTGCCGTGCAAACCAAGCATTAACCATTCGGTCCGATTATGAGCGAACAGATATTTACGTTGGAATCGACAGTCCGGTGAGCGGCAATCCCCCAATATCTTGCCCCTTCGGCCAAAGATGATGACGTCGCCGGATTTCCGGCGGTTCGAGCGGTATGGACGGCATTTGCCCGTGACATGCTGGAAAACAACCTTTAGGAATAGCGGCCACCAAGGTTCGTGGATTCCGGGACAGAGCTGATTATGAAAAATTGCATCGCTGCTTGCCTGACGCTGCTGCCCGTATCGCTTTCCGTTTCACCGGTTATGGCGGCGGATAAGGACAAGCAATTCTTCCAGACCATCGAAGGCCAGTGGTCCGGTCCCGGCGAAATCGTCGCCGGTAAATACAAGGGCACCAAATTCGTTTGCAATCTGGCGGGCACCACGCCGGATGATACGGTTGGCATGACGCTTGATGGCACCTGCCGCGTCGGCGTGTTCTCGCAGCCGATGAAGGCAACCGTCACGCGCGTCGGCGATGGCTATGCGGGCAAGTTCAACGACGGCGCCGACGGCAAGGGGCTTGATGTCACGTCCGGCTCCGTCAATGGCAACAAGGTGGTTTTCGGCCTCAATCGCAAACAGCTCAACGGCGCAATGCTGGCACGCGTTTCCGATCCGAATACGATGAATGTCACGGTTTCGGTTCGTGTGGAAAAGGAACTTGTTCCGGTAATCGGTATGAGCCTCAAGCGCGTGGACACTATCGCTGTCGGCAGTATCGCCAAAAACTAAGTGGAATAGCCGCCAGGCTGTAGTTAAAACGCAATCGTTGGAACCGCTCCAACTATTTGTTTTGTCGCGTTATCCGACGCCAGACCGTTTTACACTTTTGGCTCGAAAAACGCTCTATTCCAACCACCAGCCCGCATCCGTGCGGGCTTTTTCCATTTCCGCACGGTCGCAATCGGCAGCCCATTCAGCAACAGTTCTCGCACCGACAGGCAGCGAAGGTGCGATATCATTGAGCGGCGCCAGAACGAAGGCTCGCTCGTGCATACGTGGATGCGGAAGCTCCAATGCCGGTTCCTGCATCGTGATTGCCCTGCCCGTCTCATCCTGCATAACAAGAATATCGATATCGATGATGCGTGGTCCCCACCGTTCCAGCCGCACACGTTTCAAGGATCGCTCCACGTCCAGACAGACCGCAATCAGTTCCAGTGGCTGCAAGGCCGTTTCGATTTGCGCGCAGGCATTGTGGAACCAGGCCTGATCCGTCTTGCCCCATGGCGGGGTCCGGTAGACCGGGGATACGGAAACAACCCTCGTGTCGCTCCGTCCATCCAGCATACGAAGCGCGCTCGCCATGGAGATGATCGGATCATCGATATTGCCGCCGAGGCCAAGCCAGGCGCGCAATGGTTTCGGCGGAGTGCTCACTGGGGGTAAACCACGGTTACTTCCACATAATCGAGGACGCCCGAAACCGGGGCATTCGGCTTGCGGATCGTGATCTCAGCCCGCTTTATCTGAGGAAACCGTGCGACGAGCGCCTTGGCGACATCAAGCGCGAGGGTTTCGATCAGATAACGCTGGCGGCCCATGATGATGCCTTCAATGACGGAGAAGGCAATTCCGTAATGAACTGTTCCGTCAATATTGTCGCTTTCCAGCGAGTTGCCCTCATCAACATCCAGAACGGCATCGACATAGAATCGTTGTCCGAGCTTGTGTTCTTCATCGAAGACACCGTGATGCGCAAAAAAGGCACAGTTCATGATGCGGATCGTGTACACGGGCTTCACTTCCTATTGTTAGATCCTGACGTTGCTTTGCAGGATAGCATCCGCAACTGCAAGTGCATCTCTGTTAAAAGCGACATTGTGAACACGGAAGATGTCGGCTCCCGCCAGGCGAAGGGCCACGGAAGTAGCCGCTGTGCCGATATCGCGGTTCCGCGGATCGGCCTGCCCCGTCATTGCGCCAACGAACCGCTTGCGCGATGTACCGACCAGCAGGGGGAATCCGAAGGCCTGCAATTCAGACATACGCGCCATCAACGCAATGTCTTCATCCCGCTCCTTGCCGAAGCCGAAACCCGGATCAAGCACGATGCGCGATGGCTCGATGCCTGCATCCCCGGCAATTTTCAGCGACCTGTTCAGGAACATAAACTGATCTTCGATCACGTCGGGATTCGTGAGGCGGTCGCGGCTCGTATGCATGATGACAAGCCCTGCCCCCGTTTCTCTGGCAAGCTGGGCAATTTCCGGTTCGCGCTGAAGCCCCCAGACATCATTGACGATATGCGCGCCGGCCTCCACCGCAAGCCGCGCGGTAGAAGCACGATAAGTGTCCACGGAAATGATACAATCGAAGCGCCTCACCAGTTCCCGGATTACCGGAACCACACGGCTGGCTTCTGTCTGCGCATCCACAGCAGTAGCGCCCGGTCGCGTCGATTCGCCCCCAACGTCCACAATGGTCGCGCCTTCCTCCAGCATCGTTTCGGCAGCGGCGATGGCACGATCAAGATCGTTATAACGCCCGCCATCCGAGAAAGAATCCGGCGTAACGTTCAGTACTCCCATAATGATGGCGGTTTTTCCGAGATGGAGGCTGCGTTCATGGGCAAGCTGCCATTCTTTGGTCATAACGGCGATATTCCTGTCGTCTCGCTATGTGAAAAGGCGCAACCATTTCGCATAGCGTTCATTTCATGAGTGGCGTTATAGTTCTCTTGACCTTTGCGTGCCATGTTTGCCGCCGCAATTTTAAGTTTCTTCTGGTTTGAGAAAGAGGTGCCAGAACATGAATTTCAAGAAACGGGTTCTGGCATTGGCTGCAGCTATGGCCATTCTGAGCCCGCAGGCTGAAGCCGCCGCCATTTTTCGCAAGTTTCAATATTATACGATCAATGGCAAGACAGCCGCCGATCTCGACAAGGCACTTTCACGCAGCGGCCCCTTTCTCAAGAAAACCGGGCAACACCATCCCGGCGCGGCAGAAATCCGCTTTGATGCCAAGGTTCGCTATGGGCGCGAACCGGGTAAGCCCTGCAAGGTGCAGGATGTTTATGTGAACGTTCACGCGAAGGTCTCGCTCCCGCGCTGGAAGCAGCGCCGCAAGGCATCGCCTGAACTGGCCCTGATCTGGGACACGCTGTTGCAGGATATCCGGCGTCACGAGGAGAGCCATATCGTGATCGCGCGCAGCCATGCAAGTGAAATGGAGCGCGAGATCCGCAGCTTGCGCAGCCGCGCCGATTGCGCCTCACTTCGTGCTGATATCGACAAGGTCACATCGCGTGTGATGGAAGCGCATGATGAAGCGCAGCAATATTTCGACCTGGTTGAGACCATCAATTTCGAGAACCGGTTTGAACGTCTTTTGACCTACAGGCTGGAGCGGATGCGCCAGACGGGCCATTGACCCGTCAACCCTGTGCTTTTGCAATATATTGACGGATGGCCTGCGTCATCAAAGCCGCTTCATGAAAGCCGGACAGGATCAGTTTGAGCTTTCCCGGATAATGGCACGCATCACCAATGGCAAAGACACCGGGACATGAGGTGGCGAAAGTTTCAGGATCGACGGCTATGGCATTGCCGCAGCGTTCAAGCCCCCACCGCGTCAGCGGGTCGGGGCGGACAATCTGCCCTTCCCCGTTGAAACAACCGAGGCCGGATGCGATGACAATTGCATCGGCCTCAAAGGTTGTGCCGCGATTTGTGCCTATCCGCAGTCTTTGACCGGCCATATCAAGATTTTCGGCCAATTCGCCAAAATGAAATTCGGGCTGGTAAGGCGCGATCTGTTCCAGAAGCCGGTCGATCAGCTCTCCACAGCCATGATCCGGGGAAAAGCCGGGATATCATAAATGGGCTTATCTGGATAAAGGACGGCACATTGGCCGCCCGGACGATCCAACGCGTCTATCAAATAACATTTGAAGCCGAAAAGCCCAAGCTGGAAAACGGAAAAAAGCGCAACAGGCCCGGCACCGATAATGGCTATCCCGGTTTGCCTTCCGGCCTCCATTACGCCCTCCTCAATCGTGCTGCCCAGCCTGCCCGGTCAGTTCTGGCGTTCGGGCACCTGAACGACAAGCCCCTCCAGATCGTCGGTAACGCGGATCTGGCAGGAAAGGCGCGAGGTCGGGCGGACTTCATAGGCGAAATCCAGCATATCCTCTTCCATTGGATCCGGCCCGCCGACCGTATCGGCCCAGTCGTCATCGACATAGACATGGCAGGTTGCGCAGGCGCAAGCGCCACCGCATTCGGCATCAATACCGGGAATGCCGTTGCGAATGGCCGCTTCCATAACGCTGGACCCGCTGTCGGCCTCGACCTCGGTTCGCGTGGCGCCATCGGCGGATACGAATACAATCTTCGTCATTTTTATTCCTTGAGACACGTCTTCGACGCGATCTTTGTGCTACGCGCCCCTGGCCCGATCCTCAGGCTGATCGCGCGATTGATCCCGAAATGGCAGATACGGCCTTATGAATGGAGTTTCAACCCCCGTAAATGGCGGCTCCCCGACTGCGCCAATATGCCCCCGCCCTGTCAAAATCGGCAAAACGGAACGCCGGAGCCAATCCCACCTTGCCGCAGGGGGAAAAGCGCCATATTATCGGCTTATAAGAACTGATGAAAAAGACCGGGGAATCCTGATCAGCCACAACTGCATCCTGAAGGTGTTTTTTCTGCAAATATTCGCGTTTTACGCGCTTGATTGTTAACCTTTGTGGCGCGTGACCCGGAATGGAAAAAAGGCTCAAAACCGATTTCCACAACTTGCTGGTAAACGGGAAAACCCCGGAAACGTCGAATTTTCATGATTTAAGGGCTTTTCCGTTAACCTTGTATTTAAAGTTTTAGGTATCGCCCACATACGCCTATTTCCTTAACAGGCGTGAGCCGATACGATGCAAAATGGCGGATAAAGTTTTTGTAACGGCTCTCAATGATCCGGCCGTCGCGGTAAATGAGTACGAGGTAGGCAAAGAGATGGCTTCAAAATCCAAGGCACAGAAGCTCGACCTTGAGGTTGAAAAGGCGCTGGAACAGGCACTGGATATCGATTTCGGAGACGATATTTATATCGATATGGACTTGGGTGCGTTTGACGAAGGCTTCTCGATTGACGATCTGGAAGAGCAGATTTCCCGTGCCGCGGAAGAACTCGTCGCCGAACAGCAGGCGAAAGCCGCCGAGCCTGTTGGAAACGAGCCGGTCGTCAAGGCCGCTTCGGTCATCACAACGGCTTCCGTGATTGCAACGCCTGCTGCGCCTCCGGTGCCGCCTGTCGTCAAGGCGGCCTCCTCTGCTCCCGCTATAGCCGCCAATACCGAGCACAAACCTGCCAATGTAGTTGCCGAACCCGTTTCAGCACAGGAGACCGCGGCCAAGCCTGCCGCTGCGGTCGCCACTGCAACGCCGGTCGCCACGCCTGTTCGTGCACCAGCAAATGACGATTCGCGCAGCGACAAGGCCATCGCCGCCGCGCCGCGCCGCATCACCGAGCATTCCTCTAAGCTTTACTGGACCACGACCGCAATCAGCGTGGCGTGGGCGGCTGGCGGCGTTGCTATCAGCAAGGCGATCAATCCGGAAGTCTTCTCCAGCCTGCAAGCCACCAAAGATTTCTTCACCGCACCCGCCGGACTTGGTGTGGTTGCCGGTGTGGCGCTGCCGATCGCGATGTTCTGGGGCTTCGCACAACTCGTCAAGCGTGCTCAGGAAATGCAGAACGCTGCGCGCAGCATGACCGATGCCGCGCTCAAACTGCTTCAGCCGGAAGCTGTCGCGGGTGATCGCGTCTCCACGCTGGGCCAGGCCGTGCGCCGCGAAGTTGCAGCCATGAACGAAGGCATCGAACGCACACTTGCGCGCGCGGTGGAGCTGGAAACGCTCGTCCAATCCGAGGTCAACCAGCTTGAGCGCGCCTATAGCGACAATGAGGTGCGTATCCGCTCGCTCGTTAGCGATCTTGGCAATGAGCGTGAAGCAGTTGTCAGCCATGCCGAGCGTGTTCGTTCGTCCATCTCTGGTGCGCATGAACAGCTTAGGGAAGAATTATCAAGTGCATCCAATATCATACGCGACAATGTTCTGTCCGCGTCTCAGCAGCTCAGCGCGCTCTTGGGCGATTCTGGCGAGCGCCTCATCAGCAATATCAACGAAAGCGGCGGCGCTATTGCCGATGCAATCGAGAAGCGCACCGGCGATATTGGAAATCGCATCACCACCTCCGGCGAAGCTTTTGCCAATCTGCTCGATACCCGCATCGCAACGCTTGACGAACAGTCGCGCACGATCTCCGGGAAGTTGACGCAGGCTCTGGACGAGCGCACCACCGGCATTGCAAATGTGCTTGGCAGCGCGACCCAGACCATGGTGAGCGAGTTCGACACGCGCCTTGCCAATCTGGAAAACACCCTTTCCGACCGTGGCCGCTCGTTGCTGGCAGAGTTTGAGGCGCGCGCCCATGCGCTTGACAACAGCACCGAAAAGCTGAATGCGGCGCTGGAAACCCGTTCGCGCCAGATCAACGAAAACCTCATTGCCCGCACCCGTGAAATCGCCGAAACCTTCTCGGGCGGCCGCAATTCGCTGGGCGCGATGGTGGACGACATCAAGGTGAAGATCGGCGACGATCTGACCTCGATCAGCGAAAGCGTCGGCAATGTTCTGATCGATAAGGCAGCAGCCTTCGAGGGCAAGCTGGCCGAAAGCCGCGATCTTCTGGCGGCAACGCTGGAAGGCGAAACAGAGCGCGTTTCCTCGGTCATTCGCGGCCATGCGGATACGCTTGCCGCGCGCACCGGCGATATCCAGAACGCTATCGATGCAAGCGCCTCAGCGCTCAATGAAGTCACAGACAAGCACGCGGCAATCTTGACCGAGCGCACCAGTGCGCTGCAGCAGGCCATGTCCAGCAATGTTTCCCTGCTGGATGCGAGCTTCGCAGACCATGCCCGTTCACTTGAAGAGCGCACTGCGTCCCTGCACAATGTCATTGCAGGAAATCAGGCAATGCTGGCTCAGCTCATGGATGAGCGTGCGGCTGCAATGCGCGAGAATTTCAACGAAAATCGTGAAGTGCTGGCCCGCACCTTCGATGAACGTATTGGCAGCCTTCAGTCGCTTATCGCGGAAAACCAGAGCGCCCTTGAGCGTATTCTGGATGAGCGCGCGCGCAATATGGCGGAATCCCTCGGCGCTGGCCGCGATGCCTTTGAAACGGCACTGGGCGAGCATGTCCGCACGGTCGAGGAACGCACAAGCGGCTTGCAAGCCGTTCTGAACAACCACAATGATGCGCTGGCGCATGTTCTGGATGGACATGAGCAGACCATTGAAACGCGGGCCGCTGAAATCCGCTCCACCCTGACGGACAGCACGGCTTCGCTCAGCCAGACCTTGCAGGATCATGGCGAGATTCTGGAGCAGCGCACCACGAGCCTGCAAAACGCCATCGCCAACAGCAGCGCCGCCATCAGCAGCGCCTTTGAGGGCCAGACCGGCATTATCGAAGAACGTACCGAGACCATGGAAAAGGCTCTTTCCATCGGCGTGGACAATGTGCGCCGCGCACTGGAACAAAGTGCAGGCGTGGTCGCCGGAAAGCTGCGTGAAAAGATCGGTGAAGCTGCCAGCACACTTGCCGCTGAGGCCGCCAAAGCCGGCGAAGCCCTCGACGGCTTTGGCGAAAGCTTCAGTGCTCGGCTCATCGATAATCTTTCCGGCACCGAAGCCCGCCTCGGCGAACGCGCGGATGCTATTGCCGGACGCCTTGGCGACATTGAAAGCCGCCTTACCGACGAGCTTGGGACCATTGAGGCACGCATTGCCGATACGGCCGCCAAAACAAGCGAAACGCTTGCCAGCCACAGCGAATCCTTCTCGGCCAGCGTTGCCGACAATCTCGCTGGCACAGAAACACGTCTTGTCGAGCGTGCGGATGCGATCGCAACCCGTCTTGGCGATATCGGCTCGCGCATCACGATGGAGCTCGGCTCCGTCGAGGCTCGCATTGCGCAGGTGACGGATACGACGGCGGTTACGCTGGAAGAACGCACCCGTGAGCTCAATGCCGTCCTCGCCGCTCGCTCGCAGGAAATCACCAAAATCCTCAACGATACGGCCGAACCGCTGGTTCAGCGCCTTGCCGATAGTGGCCGTGGCCTTGCCCAGCAGCTTGAAGAAGCAACCCATGCAGCAACTGATCGCCTGCGTTCGGAAAATGCGGCGCTCGTCAATGCGCTGGCAAGCCGCACGGCGGAAACCATCGCTGCGGTCCAGCAGGCAAAGGTCGGGCTTTCCGACAATGTCAGCGAACTCATTGACCGCCTCGCCGCTTCCAATGGTGAGCTTGGCAAGCTGATTGATGCCGCCACGCGCAACCTTGCCGATATCGATGGGCGTCTGGTGGACTCTACGACGAGCTTTGTGGAAAACACGAACCGCGCGGCGCAGATGTTCCAGGCTTCAACTGGCCTCATCGACAGCAATCTCGGTACGCTTCGTACGCTATCCGACAATACCTTGTCGCAAATCGCCGATATTGCCGACCGCTTCGATGAACATGGCAAGGTTCTGTCTTCGGCATCCGATATGATCAATTCCGCACAGAACGGCCTCGTCAGCACACTTGAGGAGCGTCATCAGGCGCTCGACAAGCTGGCTTCCGGTCTGGTGGAAAAATCGGAAGGCGTCGAAAAGCTCATGCAATCCTTCGAGGCTCTGGTTGCCTCGGCCTTCCAGCGCGCCGAAGGCCAGACCCGCGTTTCGGCGGAAAAGATGCGCGAGAGCGTTTCGGATATCGTCGAACAGGCCGCACAGAAGTTCTCGGCAGCGACCGACGAAATTCGCCGCACGGCAAGCGAAATCCGCGCCGAACTCGATACAACGCGCGGCGAACTGAAGCGTGGCGTTCTCGACATGCCTGCCGAAGCGAAGGAAACGACGACCGCCATGCGCAAGGCCGTGAGCGAGCAGATCAACGCGCTCAAGGAACTTGCTGAAATTGTCAACAAGTCGGGCCGTCTGGTTGATGTGGGTGAAGGCCGTGCCGACCGCCCTGTGTCGCGCCCCGCAGCATCTCGCCCTGCTCCGGTTCAAGCTCCTGTTCGGGCACCGATCGCGCCTCTGGCACAGACAGATGTTGCAGTCCGGTCGCGTCCGGTGGAAGCGCCGAACCAAAAGCCTGCTCCAGCGGCATCTGCGGAAAAGCCGCGCGGTTGGGTTTCCGATCTTCTTGCCCGCGCCTCACGTGAGGAAGAAGAAGCCGCGCAGCCCAAGGTGCAGCCGGCCGCAACGCCGCGTTCTCCGAGCCATGTGGTTGAATCGCTCAACTCGCTTTCCGTCGATATCGCCCGTGCTATCGACCACGAAGCTTCGGTTGAGCTTTGGGACCGTTATCGCCGCGGTGAGCGCAATGTTTTCACCCGCCGTCTCTATACGCTGAAAGGTCAGCAGACCTTTGACGATATCAAGCGCAAGTATCAGACCGATGGT
Protein-coding regions in this window:
- the dksA gene encoding RNA polymerase-binding protein DksA — its product is MSELIDLDYRPTEDEPFMNERQKSYFRAKLVAWKNDILREARETLDALQQENANHPDLADRASSETDRAIELRARDRQRKLISKIDAALSRLDDGTYGFCEETGDPISLKRLDARPIATLSIEAQERHERREKVYRDD
- a CDS encoding SixA phosphatase family protein, whose amino-acid sequence is MSRLFLLRHAKAAWAKPGMKDFDRPLDEEGIASLMRLARSMKETGLFPDRVVLSASVRTCETAFGLIERLGIDVETIIDETIYSGGPGQYMQSIRQHGDVGNLMLTGHNPSIEDLALALCSDGEPESIHRLNAGFPTAALATISFEGALTNIEPGRGFLESFLLSH
- a CDS encoding YcjX family protein, which gives rise to MAKLTSFGDEARIALDTLTDRATGLLSPSLRLGVTGLSRAGKTVFISALVHNLVHGGRLPMFEAYKAGRISRALLEPQPDDAVPRFQYEEHLSALIDERIWPDSTRAISQLRLTIEYETASAWGRWLSPGRLSVDIVDYPGEWLLDLPLLGKTYAQFSADSFALANEPTYRDLAAAWLAEAKTVAPSEKADELTAQRLARCFTDYLRAGKADERALSTLPPGRFLMPGDLDGSPALTFAPLPDLEPGDFKSGSMAAMMERRYEAYKTYVVKPFFREHIARLDRQIVLIDAMQAMNAGGAVVADLERALTDILSCFRPGRSNLLTGLIQRRIGRILVAATKADHLHHESHDRLQAIVRRLVERAIERADFSGADIDVLAMAAVRTTREATVTEGNETLPVIVGTPLKGERIDGEVFDGETETAIFPGDLPKNPNVIFDPALSQDEPAIRFVRFRPPRLERTAEGVTLSLPHIRLDRALQFLIGDRLA
- a CDS encoding YcjF family protein, with translation MSDKTPRKPTAFRLEQPARVSAASEQEEPRRPRAVKDLEQITPQADVFDLTDDEAAELEILDPAFEAPERKGWSLSRILFGALGILVSFAIGIWTEDLIRALFARADWLGWTALGVAMVALAAFAAIILRELVALRRLASVQHLRKDAADAAERDDMAAARKAVDALRSIAAGIPETAKGRQLLDSLTDDIIDGRDLIRLAETEILRPLDREARTLVLNASKRVSIVTAISPRALVDIGYVIFESARLIRRLSQLYGGRPGTLGFIKFARRVIAHLAVTGTIAMGDSVMQQLVGHGLASRLSAKLGEGVVNGLMTARIGIAAMDVVRPFPFNAEKRPGIGDFIGDLARLNSDRNARK
- the folK gene encoding 2-amino-4-hydroxy-6-hydroxymethyldihydropteridine diphosphokinase — protein: MSTPPKPLRAWLGLGGNIDDPIISMASALRMLDGRSDTRVVSVSPVYRTPPWGKTDQAWFHNACAQIETALQPLELIAVCLDVERSLKRVRLERWGPRIIDIDILVMQDETGRAITMQEPALELPHPRMHERAFVLAPLNDIAPSLPVGARTVAEWAADCDRAEMEKARTDAGWWLE
- the folB gene encoding dihydroneopterin aldolase translates to MYTIRIMNCAFFAHHGVFDEEHKLGQRFYVDAVLDVDEGNSLESDNIDGTVHYGIAFSVIEGIIMGRQRYLIETLALDVAKALVARFPQIKRAEITIRKPNAPVSGVLDYVEVTVVYPQ
- the folP gene encoding dihydropteroate synthase is translated as MTKEWQLAHERSLHLGKTAIIMGVLNVTPDSFSDGGRYNDLDRAIAAAETMLEEGATIVDVGGESTRPGATAVDAQTEASRVVPVIRELVRRFDCIISVDTYRASTARLAVEAGAHIVNDVWGLQREPEIAQLARETGAGLVIMHTSRDRLTNPDVIEDQFMFLNRSLKIAGDAGIEPSRIVLDPGFGFGKERDEDIALMARMSELQAFGFPLLVGTSRKRFVGAMTGQADPRNRDIGTAATSVALRLAGADIFRVHNVAFNRDALAVADAILQSNVRI